A genomic region of Nitrosomonas ureae contains the following coding sequences:
- the miaB gene encoding tRNA (N6-isopentenyl adenosine(37)-C2)-methylthiotransferase MiaB: MSNKLYIKTFGCQMNEYDSEKMADVLHAAYGMESTNDPAEADMILFNTCSVREKAQEKVFHDLGRVRHLKERNPDLLIGVGGCVASQEGKAIVSRAPFVDIVFGPQTLHRLPQLIETRKATGRSQVDISFPEIEKFDHLPPARTEGVTAFVSIMEGCSKYCSFCVVPYTRGEEVSRPLDDVLTEIAVLANQGIKEITLLGQNVNAYLGMMNDGEIADFALLLEYLHDIPGIERIRYTTSHPKEFSARLIQAYNQLPKLVNHLHLPVQSGSDRILAAMKRGYSVLEYKSIIRKLRAIRPDISLSSDFIVGFPGETEADFQATLKLVEEINFDDSYSFVYSPRPGTPAADLPDDLPQEEKLERLHRLQAQLSSQSRKISLQMVDTVQRVLLEGTSKKNSDELSGRTDNNRVVNLAGNPELIGRFVNIRITEARAHSLRGDLVYE, translated from the coding sequence GTGAGCAACAAACTTTATATCAAAACCTTTGGATGCCAAATGAACGAGTACGACTCGGAGAAAATGGCTGATGTACTGCATGCCGCCTATGGTATGGAATCAACCAATGATCCGGCCGAAGCTGATATGATTTTATTCAATACCTGCTCTGTGCGCGAAAAAGCACAAGAAAAAGTATTTCATGACCTTGGGCGGGTACGGCACTTGAAAGAACGCAATCCTGATTTGCTAATCGGGGTGGGTGGATGTGTCGCCAGCCAGGAAGGCAAAGCGATTGTCAGCCGCGCGCCATTTGTCGATATTGTATTTGGTCCACAGACCTTGCACCGATTGCCGCAACTCATTGAAACACGCAAAGCAACCGGGCGCTCGCAAGTTGATATTTCTTTTCCCGAGATAGAAAAATTCGACCACCTGCCACCTGCCCGCACCGAAGGGGTCACTGCGTTTGTCTCCATCATGGAAGGCTGCAGCAAATACTGCAGCTTCTGCGTGGTTCCTTACACGCGCGGTGAAGAAGTGTCCCGCCCGCTGGATGATGTACTGACAGAAATCGCCGTACTTGCCAATCAGGGCATTAAAGAAATCACCTTGCTGGGACAGAATGTCAATGCTTACCTGGGGATGATGAACGATGGTGAAATTGCTGATTTCGCATTGTTACTTGAGTATCTTCATGACATCCCGGGGATTGAGCGCATCCGCTACACAACGTCTCATCCGAAAGAGTTTTCGGCGCGCCTGATTCAGGCTTACAACCAGTTACCAAAATTAGTCAATCACTTGCACCTGCCGGTGCAATCCGGTTCTGACCGGATACTGGCTGCTATGAAGCGAGGATATAGCGTATTGGAATACAAATCCATTATCAGGAAACTGCGCGCTATACGTCCAGATATTTCATTATCATCAGATTTCATTGTTGGCTTCCCCGGAGAAACCGAAGCGGATTTCCAAGCAACGCTGAAGCTGGTCGAAGAGATAAATTTTGACGATTCATACAGTTTCGTATACAGCCCTCGCCCCGGTACGCCCGCAGCCGACTTGCCCGATGATTTGCCACAGGAAGAGAAACTGGAACGGTTACACCGTTTACAAGCGCAGTTAAGCTCGCAATCCCGCAAAATCAGCCTGCAAATGGTCGATACAGTTCAGCGCGTATTGCTGGAAGGCACGTCTAAAAAGAACTCCGATGAACTGAGCGGGCGCACGGATAACAACCGTGTCGTCAATTTAGCCGGCAATCCCGAGTTGATCGGGCGGTTTGTCAACATACGTATCACTGAAGCCCGCGCGCATTCTCTGCGCGGAGATCTCGTATATGAATAA
- a CDS encoding MgtC/SapB family protein: protein MHPEFTLNGELAALPHFLTSLAIGLLIGLERERSPGSRAGLRTFALVALFGTLAAMLSEKVTPWLLPSGLVIVGLMTISTYLRAKDENADPGTTTVAAILVCYGLGAAVWYGYHNLAVMLAIITTILLYFKAELHGITQNLSRRDLISVLQFAVLSFIILPILPDKNFGPYEATNPHQIWLMVVLISGVSLAGYIALRLLGQRHGAILGLFGGLVSSTATTLVYARRSVENQSFTQLAVVVILIANLTVLIRLAIISTVASPAIVPQLLPVLGSGFLLGASVTAYWWHKLSKLQEEALMPEIKNPTEIRTAATFGLIYGIVLFCSAWLSDIAGSGGLYAVAVISGLTDVDAITLSSLRLYELGKLDITQAVMAISLGLLSNIGFKLGLIFFFGHRLLAKQCISGMLATAGGIGLALLFLI from the coding sequence ATGCATCCTGAATTTACGCTCAATGGCGAATTGGCCGCTTTGCCGCATTTTCTTACCAGCTTGGCGATCGGCTTGCTGATCGGGTTGGAACGTGAGCGCAGCCCGGGATCTCGGGCTGGATTGAGAACTTTTGCGTTGGTTGCATTATTCGGCACGCTGGCTGCCATGCTGTCGGAAAAAGTCACACCCTGGCTGCTGCCGAGCGGTTTGGTGATTGTCGGTCTGATGACCATTTCCACTTATCTTCGCGCCAAAGACGAAAACGCCGATCCGGGCACTACGACAGTAGCCGCGATTCTGGTCTGCTATGGCTTGGGCGCTGCGGTGTGGTACGGTTACCATAACCTGGCTGTCATGCTGGCGATTATCACCACGATATTGCTGTATTTCAAAGCGGAATTGCACGGCATCACGCAGAATTTGAGCCGGCGCGATTTGATCTCGGTATTACAGTTTGCCGTGCTGTCGTTTATCATCCTGCCGATCCTGCCGGATAAGAATTTTGGGCCTTATGAAGCAACCAATCCTCATCAGATCTGGCTCATGGTGGTATTGATATCGGGCGTCAGCCTGGCGGGGTATATCGCACTCCGACTCCTGGGACAACGTCATGGCGCTATTCTGGGCTTATTCGGCGGATTGGTCTCCAGTACCGCCACAACGCTGGTATACGCGCGCCGCAGCGTTGAAAATCAGAGTTTCACTCAACTGGCCGTCGTAGTTATCCTGATCGCCAATCTGACCGTCCTGATCCGTTTGGCCATTATCAGCACGGTGGCTTCTCCCGCCATAGTGCCGCAATTGCTACCTGTCCTGGGTAGCGGCTTTCTATTGGGAGCCAGCGTCACGGCCTACTGGTGGCACAAGCTCAGCAAGCTGCAAGAAGAAGCGCTCATGCCGGAAATCAAGAACCCTACCGAGATCCGGACAGCAGCAACCTTTGGGCTGATTTATGGCATTGTCTTGTTCTGCTCCGCATGGCTTTCCGATATCGCGGGCAGCGGTGGGTTATACGCAGTCGCAGTGATTTCCGGCTTAACCGATGTCGATGCTATCACCCTATCAAGCTTGCGCTTATACGAATTGGGCAAACTGGACATCACGCAAGCCGTCATGGCCATTTCACTGGGATTGCTCTCCAACATCGGCTTCAAACTGGGCCTCATTTTTTTCTTCGGTCACCGTTTACTGGCCAAGCAGTGTATCTCGGGCATGCTGGCAACTGCTGGCGGAATAGGATTGGCGCTACTGTTTTTGATCTAA
- a CDS encoding vanadium-dependent haloperoxidase yields MTFPTPNSDENLVTSEPDNPPDLPEQDRTNVPFIGNFHKTLPHNEYGEVDEVAYRKFERTCIQIEAGMPINFEEVPKGPVSSPDQSPFESCVAPTLKKSAAKFTSPMAGASTETHGPDPKSLEMLPAPGCRSISTAAEMVELYWMALLRDAPLLAFQQHCDPQMDCGVDISAHDGVGSDKLGYNVNARVSAARSAVNTMFDCAIRHDTDSGRLRTTFDLQSGSGGADIRLQTLFRTGLFGEDVGPLVSQFFIRPIGYGVQTIDQKQVPYIAKRDFLITHGDWLLAQNTGKDKYGRDYGICNNYADQRNCPANMYYPTTDGTANGPVIKRYISTMRDLARFVNRDALHQAYFNAALFLDGVNASLDGGNPYRGNRFSREGGFATLGGPDLLTLVSEVASRALKVVWRQKWMVHRRCRPEVYGGLLQMQRKGYKGKMRAYGLPETVQACSNFDNALNDTLDAVASHNAAQNGGTETLFLPMAFSAGSPNHPAYGAGHATVAGACVTVLKAWFDEDEKLADIFARANNGFPKDPPTAMLKLLQPGYRKAAGMLEDFCEPQEYCGPDADKMTVGGELNKIASNVAMGRSMGGVHWRSDNTRSLRLGEQIAIEILRKRTMEYAERPVSFTFRAFDRYMVHITQGQVRIN; encoded by the coding sequence ATGACATTTCCTACACCCAATAGCGATGAGAATCTTGTAACCTCTGAACCGGATAACCCTCCCGACTTACCAGAGCAAGATCGGACGAATGTACCGTTTATCGGAAACTTCCACAAGACACTGCCTCATAACGAGTATGGTGAAGTCGATGAGGTTGCTTACCGCAAATTTGAGCGTACTTGCATACAAATCGAAGCGGGCATGCCGATCAATTTCGAGGAGGTGCCCAAAGGGCCTGTCAGCAGCCCGGATCAGAGTCCATTCGAGTCCTGTGTAGCCCCCACTCTCAAGAAGTCGGCTGCGAAGTTCACCAGTCCGATGGCAGGTGCATCAACTGAAACGCACGGTCCCGATCCGAAATCGCTCGAGATGTTGCCCGCACCGGGTTGCCGGTCGATCAGTACTGCAGCTGAAATGGTCGAACTCTACTGGATGGCCTTGCTGCGTGATGCACCGCTGCTTGCATTCCAACAACACTGTGATCCACAAATGGACTGCGGGGTGGATATATCCGCACACGATGGCGTTGGATCGGATAAGCTTGGCTATAACGTCAATGCTCGCGTCAGTGCGGCACGTAGCGCCGTAAATACGATGTTCGACTGCGCCATCCGCCATGATACCGATTCCGGTCGTTTGCGTACTACGTTTGATCTTCAATCCGGCAGTGGCGGTGCGGATATACGGCTACAAACGCTTTTCCGTACCGGATTGTTCGGCGAGGACGTCGGCCCACTAGTTAGTCAGTTCTTCATCCGTCCGATCGGATACGGCGTGCAGACGATCGATCAGAAGCAAGTACCCTATATCGCCAAGCGTGACTTTTTGATTACGCACGGAGATTGGTTACTTGCACAAAACACCGGTAAAGATAAATATGGTCGCGACTATGGAATTTGCAATAACTATGCAGACCAGCGCAATTGCCCTGCCAACATGTATTACCCAACAACTGACGGCACTGCAAACGGGCCGGTGATTAAACGCTACATTTCGACCATGCGCGACCTCGCGCGCTTCGTCAATCGTGATGCACTGCACCAAGCCTACTTCAATGCGGCACTGTTTCTAGATGGAGTTAATGCATCTCTTGATGGCGGCAATCCTTATCGCGGGAATCGTTTTTCACGTGAGGGTGGGTTCGCCACCTTGGGGGGGCCGGATTTGTTGACATTGGTTTCTGAGGTTGCCAGTCGTGCGCTTAAGGTCGTCTGGCGTCAGAAATGGATGGTGCACCGCCGCTGCCGCCCTGAAGTGTATGGTGGACTATTGCAAATGCAGCGCAAGGGATATAAGGGAAAGATGCGCGCATACGGTCTGCCGGAAACAGTTCAAGCCTGCAGCAATTTCGACAATGCACTTAACGATACATTGGATGCTGTGGCATCGCACAATGCCGCGCAGAACGGTGGAACCGAAACCCTGTTTCTACCCATGGCGTTTTCAGCCGGCTCGCCAAATCACCCGGCCTACGGCGCGGGACATGCGACTGTCGCCGGTGCCTGTGTCACGGTACTTAAAGCTTGGTTCGACGAGGACGAGAAATTGGCGGATATTTTCGCTCGTGCCAATAATGGCTTTCCTAAAGATCCACCGACAGCCATGTTGAAACTTCTGCAACCGGGTTATCGTAAGGCTGCTGGTATGCTTGAGGATTTCTGCGAGCCTCAGGAGTACTGTGGGCCCGACGCCGACAAGATGACAGTCGGAGGTGAACTCAATAAAATTGCCAGCAACGTTGCCATGGGCCGTTCCATGGGAGGCGTGCACTGGCGCAGCGATAACACCCGCAGCCTGCGTCTAGGTGAGCAGATTGCCATCGAGATCCTGCGCAAGCGCACTATGGAATATGCGGAGCGCCCGGTTTCGTTTACTTTCCGTGCATTTGATCGGTATATGGTGCATATCACTCAAGGACAAGTTCGGATCAACTGA
- the ybeY gene encoding rRNA maturation RNase YbeY, with translation MKSTTNKPGNPDRFIKRTNSFRLMVQYATDCTTVPGRPQFRRWTKAALMQEAEVVLRLVDEKEGRELNQQFRNKNYATNVLTFVYDDAEPLTGDIILCSPVISDEAQQQDKNLMAHYAHLTIHGLLHLQGHDHIEDSDAAVMEQLEIKILTKLGFTNPYLEYGNANLV, from the coding sequence ATGAAAAGCACGACAAACAAACCCGGCAATCCTGATCGTTTTATCAAAAGAACAAATTCATTCAGGCTGATGGTGCAATATGCAACAGATTGCACGACAGTACCCGGTCGACCGCAATTTCGCCGTTGGACCAAAGCTGCATTGATGCAAGAAGCCGAGGTTGTTTTACGACTTGTGGATGAAAAGGAAGGACGAGAACTTAATCAGCAATTTCGCAATAAAAATTATGCCACTAATGTGCTAACCTTTGTTTATGACGATGCAGAACCTTTAACGGGCGATATCATCCTATGTTCACCTGTGATCAGCGATGAGGCACAACAACAGGATAAAAACCTAATGGCACATTACGCCCATCTAACCATTCATGGTCTGCTACATTTACAAGGCCATGATCACATTGAAGATTCAGATGCTGCAGTCATGGAACAACTGGAAATAAAAATACTAACCAAACTTGGTTTTACAAACCCTTATCTAGAATATGGCAATGCAAATCTCGTGTAA
- a CDS encoding fused MFS/spermidine synthase yields MSFPIDIREQAGVRTLHFGSDWIQGAMRIARPWRLELDYTREMMASLLLRDAARFPRTVLLIGLGAASLTKFIYRHYPLAELTVIEIEPRVVAAARQFFKLPEDPSRLNIVIADGSYYIASHNKTYDLILVDGFDANARPGELNRLPFYRMCRARLNHNGILAVNLLGRSRGYQSSLERIKTSFDQRALAFPSCDSGNVIALAATGEKIEIALNELKKQAHELKAKTDLNLLPTLARLKQAKSCSGGILTI; encoded by the coding sequence ATGAGTTTTCCCATCGATATCCGTGAGCAAGCCGGGGTGCGCACATTGCATTTTGGCTCCGACTGGATCCAGGGTGCAATGCGCATCGCGCGCCCCTGGCGTCTGGAACTCGACTATACCCGGGAGATGATGGCCAGCCTGTTACTGCGAGACGCTGCGCGCTTTCCGCGCACCGTGCTGCTGATCGGCCTTGGCGCAGCCTCACTGACCAAATTTATTTATCGCCACTATCCGCTAGCGGAACTGACCGTGATTGAGATCGAACCGCGCGTAGTCGCCGCAGCCAGGCAATTTTTCAAACTACCGGAAGACCCGTCCCGCCTTAATATCGTGATTGCAGACGGATCATACTATATCGCCAGTCATAACAAGACTTACGACCTGATCCTGGTGGATGGTTTCGATGCCAATGCGCGCCCCGGTGAATTGAACAGGCTGCCGTTTTACCGCATGTGCCGCGCACGGTTGAACCATAACGGCATTCTTGCAGTGAATTTGCTCGGGCGCAGCCGCGGGTACCAATCCAGCCTGGAACGCATCAAAACCTCGTTCGACCAACGCGCCCTGGCTTTCCCTTCCTGCGATAGCGGCAACGTCATAGCACTAGCCGCAACCGGAGAGAAAATCGAGATCGCACTGAATGAACTCAAGAAACAAGCGCACGAACTGAAAGCAAAAACCGACCTCAATCTGCTGCCGACTCTGGCGCGTCTGAAGCAGGCAAAATCTTGTTCGGGCGGAATTCTTACGATTTAA
- a CDS encoding HlyC/CorC family transporter gives MDEPPPKSGWLERLGAMLIRKPEDREQLITLLHSAFERNLLDSDALSMIEGVMQVSEMQARDIMVPRSQMDVVDISKKPEQFIPFVIEAAHSRFPVIEGSEDEIIGILLAKDLLRYYADPEEFNIRDMLRPAVFIPESKRLNILLKEFRSNRNHMAIVVNEYGGVAGLVTIEDVLEQIVGEIEDEYDFDDEEDNIVMESDGQYRVKAITEIDSFNETLGAHFSNEDFDTIGGLVLNKFGRLPNRGETVEISHFKFTVQRVDSRRLHVLKVEKLAAEAEIPAE, from the coding sequence ATGGACGAACCCCCACCTAAAAGTGGCTGGCTGGAGCGGTTAGGGGCAATGCTCATCCGCAAACCGGAAGATCGCGAACAACTGATCACGCTGCTGCACTCCGCCTTTGAACGCAATTTGCTCGATTCCGATGCACTCAGCATGATTGAAGGCGTCATGCAAGTTTCAGAAATGCAGGCACGCGATATCATGGTGCCACGCTCACAAATGGATGTTGTCGATATCAGCAAGAAGCCGGAACAATTCATTCCCTTTGTCATTGAAGCTGCGCATTCCCGTTTTCCGGTGATAGAAGGCAGCGAAGATGAAATTATCGGTATTCTGCTGGCGAAGGATTTATTGCGCTATTACGCCGATCCGGAAGAATTCAATATCCGCGACATGTTGCGTCCGGCTGTATTCATCCCCGAATCGAAGCGACTTAACATTCTGCTTAAGGAATTCCGCAGTAATCGCAATCATATGGCCATCGTCGTAAACGAATATGGAGGGGTGGCCGGTCTAGTGACGATTGAAGATGTTCTCGAACAGATTGTGGGAGAAATTGAAGACGAATACGACTTTGACGACGAAGAAGATAACATCGTCATGGAGTCGGATGGACAATACCGTGTCAAGGCAATCACCGAGATTGACAGCTTCAATGAAACCCTTGGCGCACACTTCAGCAACGAAGATTTCGATACCATCGGCGGATTGGTGCTCAACAAATTTGGCCGCCTGCCGAATCGCGGTGAAACTGTCGAGATCAGTCACTTTAAATTCACCGTGCAACGGGTTGACAGCCGTCGATTACATGTGCTTAAAGTGGAAAAACTCGCAGCAGAAGCAGAAATACCCGCAGAATAA
- a CDS encoding PhoH family protein, which translates to MKPTPLEISFTPTDNQRLANLCGALDENLKQVETALDVTISRRGEHFSLSGKSGQTKLAAKVLRNFYNQSQQHLSLEHIQLGLIEAMNPHYTAEDNSVATDSTGITQPATSGLLTRRSNLYGRTPRQVQYLQQIQEHDITFAIGPAGTGKTYLAVASAVDALERGLVSRLILVRPAVEAGERLGFLPGDMTQKVDPYLRPLYDALYDLMGFDKTSKHFERNTIEIAPLAFMRGRTLNQSFIILDEAQNTTPEQMKMFLTRMGLGSKAVITGDVTQIDLPKQQKSGLIEAQHILKDIRGIAFTHFLSEDVVRHPLVQRIVTAYEKHDKQTRQS; encoded by the coding sequence TTGAAACCGACTCCCTTAGAAATTTCTTTTACACCCACCGATAACCAACGCCTCGCCAATCTGTGCGGTGCACTGGATGAAAATTTAAAACAAGTTGAAACTGCGCTGGATGTCACCATTTCTCGACGTGGCGAACACTTCAGCTTATCGGGCAAATCCGGTCAAACAAAGCTTGCGGCAAAAGTGTTGCGCAATTTTTATAACCAATCACAACAACACTTAAGTCTGGAGCATATTCAACTCGGCTTGATCGAAGCGATGAATCCCCATTACACGGCGGAGGACAACAGTGTCGCAACCGATAGCACCGGCATCACACAACCGGCAACATCCGGACTGCTGACACGTCGCAGTAATTTATATGGCCGCACACCGCGTCAGGTTCAATACTTGCAGCAAATTCAGGAGCACGACATCACTTTCGCCATCGGTCCCGCCGGTACCGGAAAAACTTATCTGGCGGTAGCCAGCGCAGTCGATGCACTTGAACGCGGTCTGGTATCCCGCTTGATTTTGGTTCGACCGGCTGTTGAGGCCGGTGAACGTTTAGGTTTTTTACCCGGCGATATGACTCAAAAGGTCGATCCGTATTTACGGCCGCTGTATGATGCGCTATATGATTTAATGGGCTTTGATAAGACAAGCAAGCACTTTGAGCGCAATACCATTGAAATCGCGCCACTCGCCTTTATGCGTGGACGCACGCTGAATCAGTCCTTCATTATTCTGGATGAGGCGCAAAACACTACGCCAGAGCAAATGAAAATGTTTCTAACCCGTATGGGGCTTGGTTCAAAAGCAGTCATCACCGGCGATGTCACACAAATTGATCTGCCCAAGCAACAAAAAAGCGGTTTAATCGAGGCCCAACACATTCTAAAAGACATACGCGGCATCGCCTTTACCCATTTTCTGTCCGAAGATGTGGTAAGGCATCCGCTCGTTCAACGCATTGTCACCGCCTATGAAAAGCACGACAAACAAACCCGGCAATCCTGA
- the recJ gene encoding single-stranded-DNA-specific exonuclease RecJ, which produces MTRITTRSYNLQSFQTLHDCGLPPVLARIFAARGIENSSELETELIRLIPFAQLKNITVTAALLADAIGAKKRLLIIADYDSDGATACAVGIRILRKFGATIDYLVPNRFEFGYGLTPEIVHLAHETKQPDFLITVDNGIASVEGVSTANRLGMQVIITDHHLPGDELPAAMAIINPNQPNCPFPSKSIAGVGVIFYLMLALRAELRQRGAFATGQEPNLAGFLDLVALGTVADVVKLDSNNRILVQQGLERIRKGRACAGINALLQISRRDYAQISTYELGFMLGPRLNAAGRLDDMSLGIECLITDDEAHALEIAKQLDELNRQRREIESTMQESALIKLENILKTRDEEIQTAYSICLFDQDWHQGVIGILASRIKDKYHRPVIIFAPGSHGEIKGSGRSINGFHLRDALDLVAKRHPELIRKFGGHAAAAGLTIHSDDLEKFRDAFEHVAQILLTPANLTQVIETDGDLELAEINLELAAYLDRQVWGQGFPQPSFNARFYVESQRIVGEKHLKLKLRKLDCTDRDQSRKSDNAFDGILFFQSDPLPDIIDAVYRLQVNEYNGKTSLQFLLEHWFHADLSLISNAS; this is translated from the coding sequence ATGACCAGAATTACTACCCGTTCGTATAATTTACAATCTTTCCAAACACTGCATGACTGCGGATTACCTCCGGTACTTGCCCGTATTTTTGCAGCACGGGGTATTGAAAACTCAAGCGAGCTCGAAACCGAACTGATACGCCTGATCCCATTCGCACAACTCAAAAATATCACGGTAACCGCCGCCCTGCTTGCCGATGCCATTGGCGCGAAGAAACGTCTGCTAATAATCGCTGATTACGACTCCGATGGCGCTACGGCCTGTGCGGTCGGCATCCGCATTTTACGCAAGTTTGGCGCCACCATTGACTATCTGGTACCCAATCGGTTTGAATTCGGCTATGGTCTGACTCCGGAAATCGTACATCTGGCGCACGAAACCAAGCAGCCCGATTTCCTGATCACCGTCGATAACGGTATCGCCAGCGTTGAAGGCGTATCAACCGCCAACCGCTTAGGCATGCAAGTGATCATCACCGATCATCATTTGCCCGGTGATGAATTACCTGCGGCCATGGCTATTATCAATCCCAATCAACCAAACTGCCCCTTTCCCAGCAAAAGTATTGCGGGTGTGGGAGTCATTTTTTATCTAATGCTGGCGTTACGCGCGGAATTACGTCAGCGGGGCGCTTTCGCAACAGGTCAGGAACCGAATCTCGCCGGTTTCCTGGATCTGGTCGCACTAGGTACCGTCGCCGATGTCGTCAAACTGGATAGTAATAACCGCATCCTGGTACAGCAGGGCTTAGAGCGGATTCGGAAGGGACGCGCTTGTGCGGGCATCAATGCGCTATTGCAAATATCCCGACGCGACTATGCGCAAATCTCCACCTATGAATTGGGTTTTATGCTGGGACCACGGCTCAATGCAGCGGGAAGATTGGATGATATGTCACTCGGCATTGAATGCTTGATTACCGATGATGAAGCCCATGCATTGGAAATCGCCAAACAGTTGGATGAATTGAACCGGCAACGCCGGGAAATTGAATCCACCATGCAAGAAAGCGCTTTGATCAAGCTGGAAAACATCCTCAAAACCCGTGATGAAGAAATCCAGACTGCTTACAGTATCTGCCTGTTTGATCAAGATTGGCACCAAGGCGTCATCGGCATACTCGCATCACGCATCAAGGATAAATATCACCGGCCGGTCATCATTTTTGCACCGGGCAGTCACGGCGAAATCAAAGGTTCCGGGCGATCAATCAATGGTTTCCATTTGCGCGACGCACTCGATCTGGTCGCTAAACGACACCCCGAGTTAATTAGAAAATTCGGGGGTCACGCCGCGGCAGCCGGTTTGACTATCCATAGCGACGATCTTGAGAAATTCCGCGATGCCTTTGAGCACGTGGCGCAAATCTTGCTGACACCTGCCAATTTGACACAAGTCATCGAAACCGATGGCGATCTAGAACTTGCTGAAATCAATCTGGAATTGGCGGCATATCTCGATCGCCAGGTGTGGGGTCAAGGTTTTCCTCAACCTTCGTTCAATGCCCGGTTTTATGTTGAAAGTCAACGCATTGTCGGCGAAAAACACTTGAAGTTGAAACTCAGAAAACTGGATTGCACAGACCGCGATCAATCACGAAAATCAGATAATGCTTTTGACGGCATCCTGTTTTTCCAGAGCGATCCGCTGCCTGATATCATCGATGCCGTGTATCGACTGCAGGTCAATGAATACAATGGCAAAACATCTTTGCAATTTCTGCTTGAACACTGGTTTCACGCAGACTTATCCCTAATCAGCAATGCATCCTGA